In Oryza sativa Japonica Group chromosome 1, ASM3414082v1, the genomic stretch tgaccgagcggcggacccgggggcggccggagctgccacaccagaaccggaggagttccaggtccaggcctcctccttgcgagccacacggtctgcgagctcaaaaagctgcgcggtggtctggggctccttggaggcgatcttctcgagcatgcggttgtgccgcacgccccccctgaacgcgtagatcaccgcgtgtgcggggatacacggtatggtgttgcggacttgacagaaccgctgaatgtacgagcgaagaggcTCAtagtcccttcgctgtaccgcatgcaagtccgcttcttcgcctgggcgcggatatgtgccctggaagttcgtggtgaactgctggcacaaatcctcccaagagtggaccgacgcgggtggcaagttcattagccaaccctgcgcctgacccttcagggccatggggaagaaattcgccatgaccctgtcgtcacccccagcggcctcgatcccggtcgtgtagatctggagaaactcggcggggttgacgcttccgtcgtatttttcggtgatggtgggccggaatcttgggggccaacggacgttccgaaggctcgccacaaaggttcgacagccggcaccgccaaccggggacacggggggccggcccccgtgcccggaccgaagtggcgctccggacgaggaagcgccctccgttgcgtgggcggcgcgacgatcgtcgcgccggcgctcgatatcgaggcgggcatccagccccccacgcacatcttcttgggtcggaggcgttgacgagggaacggcggacgaacggcgggtaacggccgccgctcgccgcgccctccgcctcgacgacatggagccggcggcggcagcgccagaggcctcggtggcggaggaccgcccgccggcgcctaggcgctgctgcgccgtcatgaccaagtcggccacgtcatccagccaacgtcgggccggagtctctggatcggggacgacgggcgggtgacgcaggagcgcgcccgcagcctggagcgcgccctggggcgtgccgccatcgccgtagacgaggcggcgacgcgccccgtctcgccgtcctcccccgtcgcccgcgggcggcgaagtcgcggatcctccgacctccccgagcgcctccccccgcccaagatttcggcgagagggggacggtggggtgcgagcccgacgacgcgggttctgctccccgtcgtcaccgctagcgctcggagagaggctgtgcgccactgtccgttcggccattgggctgagcgggagaagcttggcgcacacgaaagaaaacgagggcttagaaagacacgcgcgccccctacctggcgcgccagatgacggagcgagGGGCTCCttaccgggagaccgcgcaggcccccctttgccggttcggccgggggcgctaagtgaggttcttcgccctcgatctgaggaacgtcagcgagagaggaagtgcacaagacacgggcgacgtagacaggttcgggccgctgagaagcgtaacaccctactcctgtgttctggtggatctgtgcgtgaaggaatacagaaaGCCGGAGagccctcctctcccccctttttttctttctaggcctgggcctcctttttatctggtcaggggtcaccacaggggcctctagctgcctaagaaaggaaacatgctttttacaatgagggctagtctacagccagaagtgacctctgacaagcagagcacacgcctcctgccccgctcgccagctttcccggtggacgcccatttcaaccttcattcaatggccagcgacttccttgccatacttgcgctgaagcctggactggatctgaccgggactgacataccaactccaggagttagcacgccggctccggctagggacgagagccaggaagctctcatcattccgacgggacggggcgaggcgtgtgacaggccgcctgttgccacctaacccgcgatctgaccggtctgtgaccggtcacacgccgcgaccggtcacggaccggataagcgtgcgctgcgccgcattaaatgcggcgtggcgcgctcgtccaacccgctataaatgcggttaggtgagccccgctgtgctcacctaacccacacacgtggcgccagaaccacagggggtcggggcgccccagccctcggggccgaaacgggggcgccccagccctcggggccaaAACGgaagcggcccgacccctcggggagacagagggaggggtggccacgtcaccctcgggcctgacccccccgagggggtctggccacgtgggtgaccgcggctacccaagcctctagtcacgatacccccgaccccatgtcaccgacacatacttatatataaattaataaagacatgttttaatattttgattatttttgGCTATATAAACAGGAAGGGGTAGATTGGACAGATTAAGCCGAGAAGGGATGGGACGAGTAGTGTCATATTGTGCGTATGTTTAGCGGGGGGGAGGGCGAAGTGGAGAGGtgaatttttctattttatctaaatgatttaagtgaaaccgatgatattttttttctcactttttttttgttattttttctaatttttaagaAGTAACACATTGCGGCTTAAGATTTTCTTAAAAGTATATCtattggttgaaaataatggatctACCTATTTAAGTGGAAACCGACGGTCAGATGATTTTTCTTccaatttgtaaagttttatttttatttaagacATAACACGTGACGCCTTAAGTGCGCTCAGAGGATGTACAATGATTTACGATAATATAGTACTTATTTTCATTTTGTATTATGGTATGTCTTTTTTCTATTTGGTTACCATGCAAAGGAACGGTGTCTATGCTTAAATGACGAATTTTCATCTTTATAGAGTGAAATATGGTTAACATGGATCttaaattatctatttaattataaataaaacaaaatttcaaataagttAAAATTATGATTTAACTTTAGAATTATTATCATTTGGCTTTTTAATTATTGATGTTTTTTACTTAGTTGAAAATTAGGAGACAAAGGAATTAAATGAGtgaggagaggaagaaagagTTGAAGGGAAGAGATTATGCGTGCATATAATTGTAATAATTCTTTTTACCAGGTTGCAGTGTTTTAGTTGCTATTACTTTTGTAcctaaaaattgaaaaatgatttattgatTGATTAAAATATATCGTTTTTACTTGTCTTTTCCCGTATATTCGCAGTAGATATTAAAAATACGAACACTATTACAATCTAATAATGTTATTTTGACTTATTCTAATGTTATAATGGGGGAGTAGTtatataatttaattattcCGAAGACATATATGGTGATAAAATCTATATCATTATCcttctataattttataattgttCAAATGACACACAAAAATCAGAAAATATAGCCCCAAAGTGACATATTTCTTCTCAAAGTCGATATTACAGTGGATATGGGTCTTTAAATGTAAAATAATCTAAAGATGTAAGTTCATCAAATATTAGTAGTGTGAGTTAGATGTTATAGTTGCTTATTTTGTTGCATAAGTTTTGCTTTCTAACTAACATATTTTGTAAACATTACTCATAGAAtattcattttacttttatgattgtagacctaatttaattattataaagttatgcatgatgataaaatctatattattatcattattttatatgtttttatCATTGCTTGAATGACACGCAAAAGTCAGAAATATAAACCAAAATGACATTTTTTTCAAAGCTAAATTACAGTGAAATATGGTCTTCAACTGTAGTTATAAATAATCTAAAGATTTACGCAGATCAAGAATTAGTTGTATGATTTAGAAGCTTAACTGTTTAACACAAAATTATTACTTATCTAACTAATAAAGCATGAAAATAGGAGAAGAAATAGGTGAAAAAGTGGAGAAATGAAttgaaggaagaggaggcgTACATACGTATGTTCGGTTTTGTaaaaaaagtaacttatatatacagGCTTAGGTGGGCCCGGGTTTAGGAGagaaaattttttttcttgaaaattaatctaagggttgtaaataatgggtccaccaaatttaatgaaaatatattttgttattttagaattttaatAATTTCACTTATATATTAGAGCATGACATGCCAACTTAGAAACTTTTGTAGGATGTCATATGGTGAATTAGGAGCATttttagaaagtttaatggacttttaagaCATCTAATCTAATGTTCTAAAACACCAATCAGGTCCacaaatttaaatgaaaatcgacggtgatatTTATGTAAATTTATAAAGTAATATCTTTTATctttaaataatataaaatcctattttaaatatcatcaaTTTTTTCCAATAGTACtaagtacatatttttttttgcttattgATTTTATGATAATTCTGTGcgtagtgttttttttcttctgacgcAAACAGTAGGTACGTAAGCTTCATTTGTTTCTTCAGTTGTACGTACGTAGGTTTTTTCTGTATACATAAATACGTATCAGAGTAAGGGAGTTAGattctttaaaataaaatacatataATCTAATAGCCTAAAATATCGGGTCCACTGACAGCGACGGATCTAAGATTTAAAATATAGGTGGTCCAAcctaattatttttctaaacaTACTAAATCTAACGATGGTAATATATACTATGCAAGTATACAAGTATAGATAATAGAATAGACCAAAAGTGTATCATGCTATATTAATAAAACATCttaaaacatataaaattagTAATTACCTAAAATTTTGACTTAAAGAAGCTTACATGGctataaaagtttaaagaaaattaccatactattttttctttttatcggGTCTACGCCTTCTAATAACCGTGAAAGTGTTCATtatatcttcttcctccattttTAAGAAAACATCCCGCTTAATGAATGTGACTATACAATCATCCAAAAGCTCATCACCCATCTTATTTCTCaaccatcattagtaaatgcaTCAGTTCTACCATCATTTAATATCACAATTAGGAGTGAAAACAgtacggaaactttccggattccggacctattttcaaaaacggaatctgtcggtcggaattttttcggaatttttcggaaacggaaacgaattcggaaatattttctcggaaacggaatcggaaatgataagggcagtttccgtcggaactcggaatcggtcggaaactttccggaaatTTCCTCGGAATTTCCGGAAATTTCCTCGGAATTACCAGaaattttgtgactgaaatacccttgattctttttttaagcactaaatagtgaataccataatgtttggctgttattttttaaaaaatatttgttatgcaaatctaaaattacataagaatattttttgtgctacattgggatttatcaacaacattactcttttaaacatagataatttattcaattggatttatcagtttgaggggttttttattccgataaattttcgttaccgtattcgcgcTGGTTCGTTTTCGCTCCATTTTCGATTTcaataatattcgattccgtttttgtatccggggtttccgattccgatttcgattccaaaaaaaatatgaaaacgataaagatggtttctatccgtttccgtaccgtttttaCCCCTAATCACAATGCACAGGAGTAAAGAGTTCAAAATTTCGAAACTGAAAATTGAAAAGAAGTAAAAAGtagaaaactttttttttggcttggtGCAGGACTGCCTCACTGCGGGCGGGCGTTGGCGGCACACGCTGCAGGTCTGCAGCAGTGCGCTAGTGCGGcactgcggctgcggcggcagccggcCAAGGCGGCGGACTGCTGCAGGCTACGGCGCCAGTGCGGCAGTGTGGGCTGCTGCGGTGGCCAAGCCGGCCAAggcgcagcggcagcagcaggccAAGGCTTCGACGCGCGCGCGTGGCCCGGCGGCGCTCGCTCTCACGATCTGATCAGATTGCTGATCGCGTCGGCGTCGCGACTcgtgagggcgaggaggagagagacagagagtcCTGCGACTGCGCGACGCTTCGGTTTCTGAATTACGATCGATTAGATACACCGTACACGCACGTGTGGGGTGGGGCCTGTGGGCGGCGGGCGCTGGGTCGATGTCCCTCGCTATAAAAAATTAATGTAAAGGTCTAAAATATCGGATCCACCAATTTAATTGAAAATCGACGGTTAGATTTGACAGAGCCATGTGGCGgtctaggagcgtttataggagtcCCACGtgacggcttgagagcgtttgtaggaagtttaatggacttttagtatataataaatagatagatTATACGAAACTTTTAACAGTGGCTTTAAAAACTTTGATTTCGAATTACAATAAGTTTGtactaaaaatatgttttcatCTTAATGTGTGTGTCAAAAATACAGCATCGCCAAATAGCAATTTCGGTTTCTATTTCCAAAGGAATTGGAGATAAACTCATTCCTTTGGATACTCTATGAGTTTATCTCCTATAACAATATAGAGTACCTAGGCGACTAGGCCCCATTTGATTGGGTTGCTTGACTAAGCACTTGGTGGAAAAAAAACACGACATGTGATTAGCGCAGATTATTAAGTATTAAATTATTGTAAActtaaaatgaatttatttataCTTAAGAAACATCAATATATAATTGAACTGTACCTATTTATCTGAATCAAGTGTTGATTGGATAGTGTGGATTTAGCTCAAATGCCTAGTACTATAGACCCAACTAGGattctttttttcaaaatatatatttttctcaaaatttgcaAAGTATACCgtctttaaaaaatttaaaaagaataTTGTGATGCGTGGCCAACTGGACTACATGCACGTTGTCGCTCATCCATTGGGAGATACTCTCTCAGCTTCAAAATAAACAAATGTAGTATGGAATGTAACACAtcctaatattataaatatagtAGCAGATGTGATGTGGTTTGATTATTTTGAAATTGAGGTAGTAGACGAATGTCGCTAGCCAAATTAGCGAAACACCGTGCACAACGTGTGGATAAATGCCTGTTTGGATGAGCTTCTAGCTGCTGCGGCTTCTCCCAAAATCTTCAACTCCCCTAAACAGTCCATATTGTTATCTAGATTCTGAGAATTtctagttgtagaatccagaaaataaactacaacCTATAAGCTGACTACCAACCATCTAAGAATCTTAATCTCCCTAAACAGGACCATAGTCACacataggttgtgtttagttccacgccaaaattagaagtttgaagaaaaaaattagaagtttatatgtgtaggaaagttttgatgtgatagaaaagttaaaagtttaaagaaaaaattgatAACTAAACAAGCACATAGTATGCACGAATAGCCAAGTGTGCAGGGCGGCAGGGGGGATCGTCAGGCGTGAGCGAGCGGTGAGACAGGTGACATGGTGTGTACACATTCGGAGCGCGACATGGTTAAAATTCTCAAATCCTTTTAAAAAGGTgtgtttttttatgaaattctaaataaaatagtttgaaaaagaaaagaatccgTAGCTAGTTACTATGGCAGATGATCAAATCTTCTCTCTCGTATACCTCGATcagtctttttttttgaactgaaTACCTCGATCAGTCTAGCCATATGCTGATAAGCCCCGTTCTGTACCGTCCAGTAAAGATAAATACTTTACACGTAAAGAAGCAAATCATATACTCCATCTCAGGTGGTATAGTGTACAACACTCTTCCTACTCAAACAGctcaaaaaaataaactacaacaAATTAAACAAATCCCATAACTTAAATCAGGCGCAAAAGCTTAATCAAGCGCCATGTGAGCACCCATGTGTGTGAACTACACTTGCACCACGAAGAAGAgcagagtcgccgccgccgccagaccGGACCCGAGCCTGGCTATACTccgacccgcgccgccggtggtcggcgcgtcgtcggcgtcgtccagCGGCGCGGTCGTCGACGTGTCGGCCGGCGAGTTGGACACGTTCTTGGGGTGGCTGAAGTCGAAGGTGggcggcgcgtcggcggcggcgccggcggaggaggaggggccggGAGCCTCGGCCGCCGGCGGGCGGAGGTCCGGCGGGAGGCCCTGGCCgtgggcgacggcgatggcgaagcGCTGGCCGCTCTCGCACTGCTCGCCGTCGTAGTTCCCGGAGAAGAAGTAGCTGCTCCCTTCCTTGAGCAGCGgcacggcgacggtgacggcgtcCTTGCTGAactccggcgcggcggccgacCACTCGACGGTGTCGTCCGGGCCGGAGTCGTTGTAGTCGCAGCTCTTGTACAGCGTCTCGTTCCGCGTCTGCACCACCGAGTGGTTCTTGTCCGTGTTGAatactgcagcagcagcagcagcaacgaaCATGTCAGAAAGACAGAAACTGCTCCAGCTTAAATTAATTTCAAATGGGATATTTGCAAGTGTTTTTTTAAATGGTTGAAGCGTTTAATAAGCGAGATTTGCAAGAAATATATATTCTAGCAGAGAAAGTTGACTTCAGTTGTTGTTCTGTTACTTCACGGTTATAATTTATGATGTGTTTAGTGCAACCACCGGTTGGTCGGTACAGAGAGCGCATTAGCTATATGCAGTTGGCACGATATACTGAAACCGGTTCAGTCTTTCTAACGCAAATTAACCAGTGAACAGAAGTATACATGCTTTGGATCTGAATGATCAGTTGACGATCATTGATCCAGatagtaaaaaatatatatactttcaGATTCCAAGAAAATCACACTAGCTCCTTGCTGCGTGCCATGTACTATTCTGTGACATTGTTCTTCAGATAACATGATCAGATTGCGATGGATAAGCAACCAGAGAAAGATTAAATATAGGATGTTGGTGCGTTGCCCTTCTCCCCACAAGCCATGTGCATGATGAAATTGAGAAAGGTGACTACTGACTACTACACTTTTGGCGGTTTGATAATGACAGTGCATGGTTCCCCCAATGAACGGTTGGGAGCCAGAGAGGAAGCAGATTCCAAAGCTGGTTGAGGTATTCAGTTTGCATGGTAAGCTTGGCTAGAACAAGGAAAATGAAGATCATGATGGACATATTGCAACTACGAGAATCAGTCTGATGGATTGCCATGCTCAAGTTCTTGTGCAATTATTTCGTTTCAGATTTTCAGAGTCCAGACTTCAAACAAGCAGCAGCACTAAACTTCTCAAGTATAATATAAAGAAGTGAAGAAAGTATATATAACAGGAACCATAATGCAAACAaaatccaagaagaagaagaagaattcaGTAAACATatggaacaaacaaatataAGTATACTCACTGAGGAAATCTCCGAGGCTGAAGTTCTTGCCGTCGGCCCACTCCTGGTAGTCGACGCCGGGGTGGGTGAGGCCGTCGTACCAGCCCTTGTCGTCGCCGACGGTGTAGTTCTTGTACGCGGCGGCGCcagggacggcggcgctcaggccggcgacgacgaataCGGCGGCGGCTACCacgaggagcggcggcgagaggtTGCCTCCCGGGGAGGAGATGCTCCTCCTCTGTCGATGCATTGTGGCCTGCAGGCTGAAGCTGCTAGCTGGAGTAGCCTGGATTGATCGATCGGTTCtatctcttcctttttcttGAGCTTGCTGGCTGCAGCTTTAAAGAGAGTGATGGCCGAGAGAGAGGCTGAGAGcggcaagcaagcaagcaagatgGGCTAAGCTAGTGGCGCGCCTCATTTTATAGTGGCGTCCTGGAAAAGAACACGGTGTTTCTCCATATATTTCAAGAGTGCCAGTGCCCACTGCACGCAGTTCACTTGTGGTTGCAGGTAATTTTATGGTTCGAACTTCGAAGTccatttctatttttatttgtttACTATTACAGTgagatgtactccctctataaaaaaaatagaaaaaaaacaaacctaaaattagatacgacacattctaatatagtaaattagatatagatatattaaattcatagtattaaattgtgtcacatctagtaataaattagttttttataggACAAAAAGAGTACGCTATATAGTATTCATATCATCATCATGTTTGTACGATATGTATTCCTAAATCCTAATACACGTACAAGGAGATAACGGTGTAAAAACTTCTACTGGAAAATCTTAATTGGACACGGATTCAGATCATAACGTCTTCTCGAAGTTCTCATAACCAAAGGGCAatttaggtatatatatatattcggaTAAAGGCTCCTCGTCGTGGCGTGGCCAAGCAGCAGTGGCCCGGATCGGAGCATATTGCGTCGCGCTGGCACGTCGATAAGTGTCGGTAGCGCTGCACTTTTTTGCACCGGTCATGTGAGATGCCATTGGAGTCCTGGAGAGGAGATGAATCCATTTCGGTTGCGGCGTCGCGTCATTGGATCTGGTGCACGTCCGCCAGTTTTAATCCATGGAGTGCACAAGAGCACGTACAATAGTATACTATTATAGCCAGCTATCAACTATTGTATGacttggctattagattggctaaaGATGAATTGGAGCCAGTAGTGGGCTatcctattaaacttgctctaatataagggcccctttgaatcaaaggatttatataggaatttcataggattcaaatcctataggaaattttcctatttggccctttgattcaaaggattgaagcttttcaaatcctatgaaattcctatggaatggcacattgcatatggattttggaggaaatttagcaagagctccaacctcttgaaaaatttcctttgagtctatctctctcatccgattcctacgtttttcctgcgctccaatcaaacgaccattcctatgttttttctgtgttttgcaatcctctgttttacacttcaattcctgtcagaatcctatgtttttcctattcctgtgttttttctaccctgtgattaaaggggccctaaataTGTCAAGCCCGGTGCAGCATCTGATCGACACGCAGCCAGAGGAATTTGTTCACAGCCTACTCCACACAAGGAGCACATCACTATTGTTATTATCATTATCCTAACTCTGACAGCAGTGCATGACAAACAGCAAATGTCCTAGGGTATGAACAGTGGATGCGATTAGCTACTGCTCGTATTTTTCTGTAAATAAAAGGGGCAGTAGTAGTACTGCAAAAGTTGATCGGGGAATCATACACGGGAGATTATTGGGTATGATGTTGGGGATAAAAGATAGCAGCATCCACGGCCAGTTCCACGGAAAGCCAATGCTTCGTTCGTTTTGTTCatctcaaaaagaaaagaaagaagaatatGGATTGAGATGCAACACAGATGTAACATGGACACGGCGGCTGGATTGGAAATAATAGAATTTGAAGACATGGAGATGGAGCACAGCTGTGATCTGTTCCGTGCATCTGTACCTGCTTATCACTACTGCGGAGCTGAATATGCTCTTGACTGATAATATGTGTAGATATGCTTTTGTTTAACATGAACCAAATCATTGCCAGTTCCCCAAGTGTTTTCAGTTGATTCCACGGCTTAGCTGCCCTTGATCTCTAATATTTTTTGGGGGAAAAGGACGAAAAGGACAGGTAAACCTCCAGATATGAACTTGATAATTAGTAGAACGTAAATTTTGACTAACAGATTTTCTGCAGCTGTTCTACCGACAAAGTATCCGTTTCATATATTCAGTTCAGATATGCAGAGCTGCCAAAGGACCAAGGACAAGGAGTATATAACAACTGAATGACTGATTCTTCATTGGCTCCTATTGAACCATCTTGTAACTGAACTGAAACTTTTTGACCCTCTTCATTGGCTCCTATTGAACCATCTTGTTTCTTGCTAAATAATGGCTTGTATAAGCTTGTTAACATTACCTGCATATTAGCTGCCCTGCTGGTAGATGACTATCAGGATTATTAAGGTCACCTGGCCTTTGAGTTTAGACCCTGGTAACCTCATGAGTCTTGACCACATAATATCCAGATTGGGAGATATTCTGCTTCTGCCCGTACATCCTGGTCGCCATGAGCCCATGACCAAGGGATTAGAGCGTCATCTTCCCTTCCCATGCATGTGATGGCcttcaaaagaaaagaagagaaaaatatcTCCATGTGGTTAGTCGGTTGACATCGTGGTGTATCATTGAAGCGAAAGACAGCTTTCGCACGGGACTACAGGCTGTTGCTgtgttgcagcagcagcaggtcaGAAACAGatcgaagcagcagcagcagcaaactgGATCAAATGAACGCTGGTTTATGATATTAATTTTTTGATATCAGTCAATTTTACTCACCCAGCCTGATAAACATGCCAAAACAAACAGGTTTACAAAAGTACTTGCAACAACAGAGCTAGAAAACTTATGATATCTTTTTTGGTATCAGGCAATTTTACTCACCCAGTCTGATAAACAGGCCAAAACAAACAGGTTTACAAAAGTACTTGCAACAACAGAGCTAGAAAacttatgatattttttttggtatCAGGCAATTTTACTCACCCAGCCTGATAAACAGGCCAAAACAAACAGATTACACATATGCTCCCTTGAAAAAAACTGCAGACCATATGCACTTATTCTGCAACAATGGCCGTGTTTCTGACCAGCTAGATCAAATCAAGGTCAAGCCTACATGAATCAAAGCACCATCCTTCTTATTTGGGGTAAAATTTGGAAATTCCCAACCCCAAGGCAGTAGGAAATTTGGCTGTCAGCTACAAAGAAATGTGGCGCTGGTAGTGGTAGtgtaactaagaaaaaaaacacggtCATCAATCTGGTCCCATGTGTTTGAATTGTTAGCAAAGTATGATTTACAAAATCAAAATGTGAGTCCAGATCTCCTGATTAGCCTTTCCACAAAACTCTTATTTCACTCGTTTCAATTGAAAAAACATGGCAACAAGATGAATAAGAGTGACCATCAGGAACCTGTCTATGGGCTAACTCAATTCAATGATGAAAAGTAAGGACAGGGGGTCAAATTAATGGCTATGCCCTTcagaaaacaaaattaaagcTAATTAATATAATCACCTGAGGTCCACAGTACAAGCTATCAAAATGAAGCTGAAATTAGTAACTTTCAGATAAAAGCCAGTGCTTCAGCTCTCAATTGAAGTGTGCACACAAACAAGTAGATACGACAGGAGTATTGATGAAGTCATGAGAAAACCACAAAAATGACAATGTGTTCATTTCTAAAAGTTTGTTGTAAATTCAGCCACATGTTATCATATCTTGGATGTTCGAAGTCACAGCTGCTACATGAAGCATTCAGAGGTCAAACATGTTGGTAAGCTAGTACAGCAGAAGTTCTCTAAAGAAATAACATGGTAGCATCATGATTACAGTGGTTGCTACAGTAGTATTTAACTGATGAAATAATACCAGCATTCATCACTTCAAGTTATTGACATACTGGActcttcaaagttcaaacatgTTCCTACAGATCACGATTACGAATCGGCACCTAATGAAGCCATCTGTTTGTTGAGCTCATCATCAGCCTTCTTCAGGAACACATCCCAGCCACTGCCCTCTCCCCAATCCAGCATATCATACGGCACTGCTGTCATTAATCCTGGCCTCACAGCACCATGTTGCATCACCACTCTTacctccacctcctctctctcctcctgcTCAAGTTCCTCCCATGTAAACAGCAGTGGCAAGGTATACCCACCCCACGGATTGAAATCAATCAGCTTCACCCACCCATCTGCTCTCACATACACATCGAATGTATAATTCTCTGAAGCAAATTGTGGCTCGATTACTTGTTCAAAGAAAG encodes the following:
- the LOC4326916 gene encoding early nodulin-like protein 18, producing MHRQRRSISSPGGNLSPPLLVVAAAVFVVAGLSAAVPGAAAYKNYTVGDDKGWYDGLTHPGVDYQEWADGKNFSLGDFLIFNTDKNHSVVQTRNETLYKSCDYNDSGPDDTVEWSAAAPEFSKDAVTVAVPLLKEGSSYFFSGNYDGEQCESGQRFAIAVAHGQGLPPDLRPPAAEAPGPSSSAGAAADAPPTFDFSHPKNVSNSPADTSTTAPLDDADDAPTTGGAGRSIARLGSGLAAAATLLFFVVQV